In a single window of the Stigmatopora nigra isolate UIUO_SnigA chromosome 7, RoL_Snig_1.1, whole genome shotgun sequence genome:
- the tp53inp1 gene encoding tumor protein p53-inducible nuclear protein 1 has translation MFQKLASALFGDDQVTPQPSRLRRHEMQPEEEEDEEDWILVNFLADSCTNQCGSDSLSGAAIDEDEDDLVMIPSPAASPPIRYASCTSLDSTADTDPDGGAEEEDDDEDGDFLRVDAASLEESWFVTPPPCFTGRGLRSVLVETSPLENLLIEHPSMSVYAHRGLPGLEIDTLPASLDLEMAAAPKEKGRRSLDGSRRRSEVSSVPRRSSLHQSACYAAALSARVGLPPTRPGMGGGQSLLSRNALRRLNLLHPPKAGPAHLHQPGQRHLNF, from the exons ATGTTCCAGAAATTGGCCAGTGCCCTGTTTGGCGACGACCAAGTCACGCCTCAACCGAGCCGCCTCCGCCGCCATGAAATGCAacctgaggaggaggaggatgaggaagatTGGATCCTGGTCAACTTCCTAG CCGACAGCTGCACCAATCAATGCGGCAGCGATAGCCTCTCCGGCGCCGCCATCGACGAAGACGAAGATGACTTGGTGATGATCCCCTCCCCCGCCGCCAGCCCGCCAATCCGCTACGCCTCCTGCACCTCGCTGGACTCCACGGCCGACACGGACCCGGATGGCGgcgcggaggaggaggacgacgacgaggatgGCGATTTCCTCCGTGTGGACGCGGCGTCCCTGGAAGAGAGCTGGTTCGTCACCCCACCGCCATGTTTCACCGGCCGCGGCCTCCGCTCCGTCTTGGTGGAAACCAGTCCTCTGGAGAACCTGCTGATCGAACACCCCAGCATGTCAGTCTACGCCCATCGCGGTCTCCCCGGGCTCGAAATTGACACCCTTCCGGCTTCTCTGGACTTGGAAATGGCCGCCGCTCCCAAGGAGAAAGGACGGCGATCTCTGGATGGCTCGCGACGCAG ATCTGAAGTGTCATCAGTCCCACGCCGCAGTAGCCTCCATCAGTCGGCGTGCTACGCGGCGGCGCTATCCGCCCGCGTCGGCCTCCCGCCTACTCGCCCGGGAATGGGCGGCGGCCAGTCGCTTTTGTCCCGTAACGCGCTGCGCCGCCTTAACCTGCTGCACCCACCCAAGGCAGGCCCCGCCCACCTTCACCAGCCAGGCCAGCGCCATCTCAACTTCTGA